A region of the Polynucleobacter sp. MWH-Braz-FAM2G genome:
CCCATTTCTTTCATTTAATTCTTCCTCCCATGTTCCCATGGTTGAAGAATGCTTTTGCCTTGAGTTATGCCGAACTTGGATTGCTCATGTCAGTTTTTTTTGTGATCTCATGCATTGCACAAGCTTCATCCGGTTTTTTAGTGGATCGTATTGGGGCAAGACCCGTGTTGTTTGGTGGCATTGGCATGTTAATTCTTGCGGCCCTGATTTATTCGCAAAGTAGCGGTTATGTCACGCTGATACTAGGTGCTGTAGTTGCTGGTTGCGGTAATGGGATTTTTCATCCAGTCGATTACACCTTAATTAATCACAAGGTATCACCTCCTAATCTTCCATACGCTTATTCAATGCATGGCGTGACTGGATATTTAGGTTGGGCTGCTGCACCAGCCTTCATGGTTGCTATTGCTCAATTAGCCGATTGGCGTGTCGCATTCTTGTCAGCCGCTTTACTAGAATCTTGCATTCTTGTAATTCTTTGGCTTAATAAAAAATACCTTCTAGATAATGTCAGGGAGCGTCATGAGCAAACGCATACTAGCTTACAAGCTTCTGATCCTGAAATAACTTCTGAAAGTGCATTTGCATTTTTGAAATTACCTGCTGTTTGGTTGTGCTGGATATTCTTTTTCTTCAGTATGGCCTCTACCTCAAGCCTACAGTCATTCGCTCCTAGTGCACTATTTAGTATCTATCAGGTAGCAATGAACTTGGGAAGTTATTACATTACATTATTGGCTCTCGGTAGCGCTGCTGGTGTTTTGTTTGGTGGTTTTCTTGCTGCAAAATTGCGGGCGCCAGAACGCATTGTGTCTTCCTGCTTGACCATCACTATTTTGATGTGCTTATTACTGGGAACTGGTTTTATACCCGTTAGTTTTATCCCAGTTTTGTTCATGGGCCTAGGTTTCGGTTATGGTGTTGTCGCACCTTCTCGCGATCTTTTGGTGAAAAGAGTAACACCCAAAGGTGTTGCTGGGCGTGTCTATGGAATTGTTTACTCTGGCATTGATTTGGGAGCAGCAGTAGGCCCGTTCATATTTGGTTTCTTTATGGATGCAGG
Encoded here:
- a CDS encoding MFS transporter is translated as MTVALSRRASDVRVIGLISLAHGSSHFFHLILPPMFPWLKNAFALSYAELGLLMSVFFVISCIAQASSGFLVDRIGARPVLFGGIGMLILAALIYSQSSGYVTLILGAVVAGCGNGIFHPVDYTLINHKVSPPNLPYAYSMHGVTGYLGWAAAPAFMVAIAQLADWRVAFLSAALLESCILVILWLNKKYLLDNVRERHEQTHTSLQASDPEITSESAFAFLKLPAVWLCWIFFFFSMASTSSLQSFAPSALFSIYQVAMNLGSYYITLLALGSAAGVLFGGFLAAKLRAPERIVSSCLTITILMCLLLGTGFIPVSFIPVLFMGLGFGYGVVAPSRDLLVKRVTPKGVAGRVYGIVYSGIDLGAAVGPFIFGFFMDAGLPKALFFGIALFQLMIIPTVFNVSASTPLKTA